The following proteins are encoded in a genomic region of Drosophila bipectinata strain 14024-0381.07 chromosome XL, DbipHiC1v2, whole genome shotgun sequence:
- the Nep6 gene encoding neprilysin-2, whose protein sequence is MNANITIFLCLLAVFFIGIPPTNGQNECLNLVDKNVDKEAAPCDDFYAHACGNWYGGEYQRNFGVHDARSMWVAKLKEKLIEHFESDSDKHSPLSTFYRKCFSDLDSKQSITAYNEAMVGSGANFSILGHNKSSDWDWILANAELRKYGAQGLWRLLVQDNWQSADQKIFYLLSPTFHQLGHDELTEFLYERYLKVLLIEMGVRVRRAQEWARNLVDFEKSLQSLLAVDREKTLVLREPQTLVQLEEQLPELQLRKYFEVLLKDIDWDPNTLLVVVDMDYLQSLQRFLRSADRELLSTWLLLKLPMHFEFKLHTDEKIVSQKDYWVEQLRHLLPGPLGRLQMELLLGENYQEIYDNSIQQVAFLFRDLKQQFELLLNETEVFDYDLVTRTMAREKIRAMRLLTPRLQDPGHSMSTGTATPLGGSCDWNLMQLSRNRAHQEFRQVLGEPPVSHAGDPLVANAYYRLSLNRIELPLGLLATPLLQEPTCRTEAERKVRLSAGLGYILAHEMVHAFDYDGINYDASGQLANGQWPPRAIIRFGLRAACYMGARYSNAAVTMNENIADTEGLRLAFETYRPRPETNSSSPATPDPELLKTFFLVYAQTWCGKSVDLDAEDSSAQNSLHSKHQERVNNVLANLPEFAETFQCKAGSPMNPAAKCRIW, encoded by the exons ATGAACGCGAATATTACAATATTCTTGTGCCTATTAGCAGTGTTTTTCATTGGAATTCCCCCGACAAATGGCCAGAACGAGTGCCTGAATCTGGTGGACAAGAATGTGGACAAGGAAGCAGCGCCGTGCGACGATTTCTATGCCCATGCCTGTGGGAATTGGTATGGGGGGGAGTACCAGCGGAACTTTGGAGTCCACGATGCCCGATCTATGTGGGTGGCCAAGCTGAAGGAGAAACTGATCGAGCACTTTGAGTCCGATTCGGATAAGCACTCCCCGCTGAGCACTTTCTATCGAAAGTGTTTCTCCGATCTCGATAGCAAGCAATCGATAACAGCCTACAACGAGGCCATGGTCGGGAGCGGTGCCAACTTCTCCATCCTCGGACACAACAAATCGAGCGACTGGGATTGGATTCTGGCGAATGCCGAGCTGAGGAAGTACGGAGCGCAGGGACTCTGGCGCCTGCTGGTCCAGGATAATTGGCAGTCGGCGGACCAGAAGATATTCTACCTCCTGTCGCCGACCTTCCACCAGCTGGGCCACGACGAGCTCACCGAGTTTCTGTACGAGCGCTACTTGAAAGTCCTCCTAATCGAAATGGGAGTTCGGGTGCGGAGAGCCCAGGAGTGGGCCAGAAATCTGGTCGACTTCGAGAAGAGTCTACAGAGTCTGCTGGCCGTCGATCGGGAGAAGACTCTGGTCCTTCGAGAGCCCCAGACGCTGGTCCAGTTGGAGGAACAACTGCCGGAGCTGCAGCTACGAAAGTACTTTGAAGTCCTGCTCAAGGACATCGATTGGGATCCGAATAccctgctggtggtggtggataTGGACTACTTGCAGAGCTTGCAGCGCTTCCTGCGCTCCGCGGATCGGGAACTACTCTCCACATGGCTGTTGCTGAAGCTGCCCATGCACTTTGAGTTCAAATTGCACACCGACGAGAAGATTGTGAGCCAGAAGGACTACTGGGTGGAGCAGCTGAGGCACCTGCTGCCAGGACCTCTGGGGCGCTTGCAAATGGAACTGCTGCTGGGGGAAAACTATCAGGAAATCTACGACAACTCGATTCAGCAG GTGGCCTTCCTGTTTAGGGATCTGAAACAACAGTTCGAGCTTCTGCTGAACGAAACAGAGGTCTTTGACTACGACTTGGTTACCCGGACTATGGCGCGGGAAAAAATACGTGCCATGCGCCTGCTGACGCCCCGATTGCAGGATCCCGGCCATTCGATGTCAACTGGCACTGCCACGCCCCTCGGCGGCAGCTGTGATTGGAACCTGATGCAGTTATCACGGAATCGGGCCCACCAGGAGTTCCGGCAGGTCCTCGGCGAGCCGCCCGTCTCCCATGCCGGCGATCCCCTTGTGGCCAACGCCTACTATCGCCTCAGCCTGAATCGTATCGAATTGCCGCTGGGTCTGCTGGCCACGCCCCTGCTGCAGGAGCCAACCTGCCGGACGGAGGCGGAGCGAAAAGTCCGACTATCGGCCGGGCTGGGCTACATTCTGGCCCACGAAATGGTGCACGCCTTTGATTACGATGGCATTAACTACGACGCCTCCGGGCAGCTGGCCAATGGCCAGTGGCCACCAAGGGCCATTATCCGGTTCGGTCTGCGGGCCGCCTGCTACATGGGCGCCCGGTACAGTAATGCCGCGGTGACCATGAACGAGAATATAGCCGACACGGAAGGTCTGCGATTGGCCTTCGAAACCTATCGTCCCCGGCCGGAAACCAATTCGAGTTCTCCCGCAACACCGGATCCGGAACTATTGAAAACCTTCTTCCTGGTCTATGCCCAGACGTGGTGTGGCAAGAGCGTGGATCTGGATGCGGAGGATTCATCCGCCCAGAACAGTCTGCACTCCAAGCACCAGGAGCGGGTCAATAATGTTCTGGCCAACCTGCCCGAGTTCGCCGAGACGTTCCAGTGCAAGGCGGGCAGTCCCATGAATCCGGCGGCCAAGTGTCGCATTTGGTGA